One window of the Thermodesulfomicrobium sp. WS genome contains the following:
- a CDS encoding aspartate aminotransferase family protein produces the protein MTSSQLMEREAQLLCPTYARYPLAVAWAEGMDLYTPEGERYTDLLSGIAVCALGHCHPEVTAAICAQAGTVVHVSNLLYHEAQLVLAEKLLATAPGMERAFFCNSGAEANEGAIKLARRFMREVRGQDRFRIITLAGSFHGRTLATLTATGQDKVKIGFGPLPEGFTTVPFGDADALAAAMDEHTAAVLVEPIQGEGGVRPLPADYAAAMQRLCRERGVLLICDEIQTGMGRTGHFWAYQGLGLTPDIITIAKGIAGGLPMGAVLTTAQIAQGFPAGSHGTTFGGNALVSRVAATVLDIIERDGLVARAARLGTWLKERLQAVAQKHPGRIQEVRGAGLMVGIELTTPGKAVWQELLARRYLVNLTQETVLRLLPPLIVDESHLEGFCTALEEALAATSA, from the coding sequence ATGACTTCTTCCCAACTCATGGAGCGCGAGGCTCAACTCTTGTGTCCCACCTATGCCCGCTACCCTCTGGCGGTGGCCTGGGCAGAAGGCATGGACCTCTACACCCCGGAAGGGGAGCGCTACACGGATCTGCTCTCCGGCATCGCGGTGTGCGCCCTGGGCCATTGCCACCCCGAGGTGACCGCCGCCATCTGCGCCCAGGCCGGCACGGTGGTCCACGTCTCCAACCTCCTGTACCACGAAGCGCAGCTCGTCCTGGCGGAAAAACTCCTGGCCACCGCCCCGGGCATGGAGCGGGCCTTCTTCTGCAACTCCGGCGCCGAGGCCAACGAAGGGGCCATCAAGCTCGCACGCCGCTTCATGCGCGAAGTGCGCGGACAAGACCGCTTTCGCATCATCACCCTCGCGGGCTCTTTTCATGGCCGCACCCTGGCGACACTCACGGCCACCGGTCAAGACAAGGTCAAGATCGGCTTTGGCCCCCTGCCCGAGGGCTTCACCACCGTGCCCTTCGGCGACGCCGACGCCCTTGCGGCCGCCATGGACGAGCACACCGCGGCCGTGCTCGTGGAGCCCATCCAAGGAGAAGGCGGGGTACGTCCGCTGCCGGCGGACTACGCCGCAGCCATGCAACGCCTCTGCCGCGAGCGGGGGGTGCTCCTTATCTGCGACGAGATCCAGACCGGCATGGGCCGCACCGGACACTTCTGGGCCTACCAGGGCCTTGGCCTTACCCCGGACATCATAACCATTGCCAAAGGCATTGCCGGCGGCCTGCCCATGGGGGCCGTGCTGACCACCGCCCAGATAGCCCAAGGCTTTCCCGCCGGCAGCCACGGCACCACCTTTGGCGGCAACGCCCTGGTGAGCCGCGTGGCCGCCACGGTGCTCGACATCATCGAGCGCGACGGCCTGGTGGCCCGCGCCGCCCGGCTGGGCACGTGGCTCAAGGAGCGCCTGCAGGCCGTGGCGCAAAAGCACCCGGGCCGCATCCAGGAAGTGCGCGGCGCAGGCCTCATGGTAGGCATCGAGCTCACGACTCCGGGCAAGGCCGTCTGGCAGGAGCTTCTGGCCCGCCGCTATCTCGTGAACCTCACCCAAGAGACGGTATTGCGGTTGCTGCCGCCGCTCATCGTGGACGAGTCCCACCTGGAAGGTTTTTGCACCGCCCTGGAAGAGGCCCTGGCCGCCACCTCGGCCTGA
- a CDS encoding amino acid ABC transporter permease produces MNYTFNWALIFSGEYGRWFVDGLTVTLELSGISIFFALLLGTLLTVLRLSRVRPLVWFSAGYVEFFRNTPLMVQIFFWYFGSDPVFPEFFKKWLYQQNIEFATAIIALSTYTAAFIAEELRSGILSIPKTQLEASRATGLTFIQAMRYVILPQAFRIIIPPLISQFLNLIKNSSLAMTIGVMELTYMARQVEAHTFHGFEAFTVSTLIYLSLSLLVSFIINQYNKHCLHIGSRR; encoded by the coding sequence ATGAACTATACCTTCAATTGGGCCCTGATTTTTTCCGGCGAGTACGGCCGCTGGTTCGTGGACGGTCTTACCGTCACGCTGGAGCTCTCCGGCATTTCCATTTTTTTTGCCCTGCTCCTGGGGACGCTCCTCACCGTGCTGCGTCTGTCCCGGGTACGGCCGCTCGTATGGTTTTCTGCAGGGTATGTGGAGTTTTTCCGCAACACCCCGCTCATGGTGCAGATCTTTTTCTGGTATTTTGGGTCTGACCCCGTTTTCCCAGAATTTTTCAAGAAGTGGCTCTACCAGCAAAACATCGAATTCGCCACGGCGATCATCGCCCTTTCCACGTACACAGCGGCCTTTATCGCTGAGGAACTCCGTTCCGGAATTCTTTCCATCCCCAAAACGCAACTGGAAGCATCCCGCGCCACCGGCCTGACCTTTATCCAAGCAATGCGCTATGTCATCCTTCCGCAAGCCTTTCGCATCATCATCCCACCGCTCATCAGCCAGTTTCTCAATCTCATCAAGAACTCCTCCCTGGCCATGACCATCGGCGTCATGGAACTCACCTACATGGCCCGTCAGGTGGAGGCGCACACCTTCCACGGTTTTGAGGCCTTCACGGTTTCCACCCTCATTTACCTGTCGTTGTCCCTGCTGGTGTCCTTCATCATCAACCAGTACAACAAGCATTGCTTACACATCGGCAGCAGGCGGTAG
- the dut gene encoding dUTP diphosphatase — MHSPSWSTFPEAPCPVRVRFFSSLYGAAGLCPATAGSCGLDLRACMAEATITLVPGARHPFPTGIAVEPLMPGVAGFVYSRSGLGARQGLVVAQGVGVIDPDFRGEITVMLLNLSQEPRTVTQGMRIAQLVFQPVIPVQCIPVSELTPTERGAGGFGHTGTH, encoded by the coding sequence ATGCATTCTCCTTCTTGGTCCACATTCCCGGAAGCACCCTGCCCCGTACGAGTCCGCTTTTTCTCCTCGCTCTACGGCGCTGCAGGGCTCTGTCCGGCCACCGCCGGATCGTGCGGCCTCGACCTTCGCGCCTGCATGGCAGAAGCGACGATTACGCTTGTCCCAGGGGCACGCCACCCTTTCCCTACAGGTATCGCTGTGGAGCCTCTCATGCCGGGGGTGGCAGGTTTTGTCTATTCCCGAAGCGGCCTCGGCGCCCGGCAAGGCCTGGTGGTGGCCCAGGGCGTTGGCGTCATCGACCCGGATTTTCGCGGTGAAATCACGGTGATGCTCCTCAACCTCTCGCAGGAGCCGCGCACCGTCACCCAAGGCATGCGCATCGCCCAGCTCGTCTTCCAACCCGTGATTCCGGTGCAGTGCATCCCCGTGTCCGAGCTCACCCCCACCGAGCGCGGCGCCGGCGGCTTCGGTCATACCGGAACCCACTAA
- a CDS encoding peptidoglycan DD-metalloendopeptidase family protein: MPYRCICLFALCFCLAAAVAMGASTTQEKLRGTQQQIEAQRQALEETKRREAAVQAELKRLDAKIRALEEQLAEAQKAWEATQGRKRDLEAQLAQIQSRHDQLARRASELTRVLWTATMRLKSLRAETWAEADRESTWLAAVLQELRQNRAQLAHEQAALSTQTEAVRAASAELEAQGKRLAAIKDDITRQRLAQVKEAEKLRAQRLEGEAQLGSLLAALEDLRRKAALEAAQKISAAKGKLPWPVQGRVINRFAPKASPPVTGIDIAAKDGDAVRAIAAGKVVHSDTLRGLGHVVIVYHGETYYSVYAFLADPSVEEGQAVTQGTALGRCGFSPKVKGPGVRFELRSGAQALNPLEWLAPL, translated from the coding sequence ATGCCGTACCGCTGCATCTGCCTCTTCGCGCTGTGCTTCTGCCTGGCTGCCGCTGTGGCCATGGGGGCTTCCACGACCCAAGAAAAGCTCCGCGGCACCCAACAGCAAATCGAGGCCCAACGCCAGGCGCTGGAAGAGACCAAACGCAGGGAGGCAGCGGTTCAGGCGGAGCTCAAACGTTTGGACGCCAAAATCCGCGCCCTTGAAGAGCAACTCGCCGAGGCCCAAAAGGCATGGGAAGCCACCCAGGGACGCAAAAGAGATCTGGAGGCGCAACTCGCCCAAATCCAGTCCCGCCACGACCAATTGGCAAGGCGCGCCTCGGAGCTCACCCGGGTCTTGTGGACCGCAACCATGCGCCTCAAATCGCTGCGCGCGGAAACCTGGGCCGAGGCGGACCGGGAAAGCACCTGGCTGGCGGCAGTGCTGCAGGAGCTGCGGCAAAACCGCGCCCAGCTCGCCCATGAGCAGGCGGCCCTCTCCACCCAGACCGAAGCCGTGCGTGCGGCCTCAGCCGAGCTCGAAGCCCAAGGCAAACGCCTCGCTGCCATCAAAGATGACATCACCCGCCAGCGCCTGGCCCAGGTCAAGGAGGCGGAAAAACTGCGCGCCCAGCGCCTGGAGGGGGAAGCGCAGCTCGGGTCCCTGCTGGCGGCCCTGGAAGACCTCCGGCGCAAGGCCGCCCTGGAGGCAGCGCAGAAGATCTCCGCTGCCAAGGGCAAGCTTCCCTGGCCCGTCCAAGGACGGGTCATCAACCGGTTCGCCCCCAAGGCATCCCCGCCGGTGACCGGTATCGACATCGCCGCCAAAGACGGCGATGCGGTTCGGGCCATTGCCGCGGGCAAGGTGGTGCACAGCGACACCCTGCGAGGTCTGGGACACGTGGTCATTGTCTACCACGGAGAAACATATTATTCGGTCTACGCTTTTTTGGCGGACCCCAGTGTGGAGGAAGGCCAGGCGGTCACGCAAGGAACGGCATTGGGACGCTGTGGGTTTTCCCCCAAGGTCAAGGGGCCGGGCGTGCGTTTTGAACTGCGCTCCGGCGCCCAAGCCCTCAACCCGCTGGAATGGCTCGCTCCTCTGTGA
- a CDS encoding ABC transporter substrate-binding protein, with the protein MNGFWQRTLVILAALALGASAAHAGKLDEVKSRGKLIAGVKDSQPPFGYVDEQTRQIVGFEIDICAALAKKLGVGLELKPVTSATRIPMLEQGAIDLIAATMTHKIEREEKIDFSITYFPATQKLLVHKDSGIKSVADLAGKKVGSAKGSTSEQNIKKAQPECTVVSFETYPEAFLALKQGKVAAVTTDAPILLGIRNSDDHPEQWIIVGEDIAAEPYGIGLPENDSDFRDFVNITLMEMWKSGEYQQIYAKWFGPDTKFPLPLNWTMEIWP; encoded by the coding sequence ATGAACGGATTTTGGCAGCGGACATTGGTGATCCTTGCCGCCCTGGCCTTGGGCGCAAGCGCGGCCCATGCCGGCAAACTGGACGAGGTGAAAAGCCGCGGCAAACTCATCGCCGGCGTCAAAGACTCCCAGCCGCCTTTTGGCTACGTGGACGAGCAGACGCGCCAGATCGTCGGCTTCGAGATCGACATCTGCGCCGCCCTGGCCAAGAAGCTGGGCGTGGGACTGGAACTCAAGCCCGTGACCTCCGCCACCCGCATCCCCATGCTCGAGCAGGGCGCCATCGACCTCATCGCCGCCACCATGACCCACAAGATCGAGCGCGAGGAAAAGATCGACTTCTCCATCACCTATTTCCCCGCCACCCAAAAGCTCCTGGTGCACAAAGACTCGGGCATCAAATCCGTGGCGGATCTCGCGGGCAAGAAGGTGGGATCGGCCAAGGGTTCCACGTCGGAGCAGAACATCAAGAAGGCCCAGCCGGAGTGCACGGTGGTGTCCTTTGAGACCTACCCCGAGGCCTTCCTCGCCCTCAAGCAAGGCAAAGTGGCGGCCGTAACCACCGATGCCCCCATTTTGCTCGGCATCCGCAACTCCGACGACCATCCAGAACAGTGGATTATCGTGGGCGAAGACATTGCGGCAGAACCCTACGGCATCGGCCTGCCGGAAAACGACTCGGATTTTCGCGATTTTGTCAACATCACCCTCATGGAGATGTGGAAGTCCGGAGAATATCAGCAAATCTATGCCAAGTGGTTCGGCCCGGACACCAAGTTCCCGCTGCCGCTCAACTGGACCATGGAAATCTGGCCCTAA
- a CDS encoding 50S ribosomal protein L11 methyltransferase gives MTDKLTRIHVAFPPSCEDMVTMVLALHASWGWEDEGMRDGVRHLVVHSTLPEHAAHLHAALCEVCPAVEVSTTSVDNADWNAAWRQFFSPLSIGRFTVVPSWLAAEHAGPWTLVIEPKMAFGTGHHATTALCLEALDALAQEGAIAPGQRFLDLGTGSGILALAASRLGLTGLALDIDSVAVDNAAENLAVNKAQGVEVRTGTITDAPAAHFHLVLANILAAPLIDMARDITARLLPGGILILSGILAGEQALAVETAYTDLGLPSPQRHTQGEWASLVFRTA, from the coding sequence ATGACCGATAAACTCACCCGTATTCATGTGGCCTTTCCCCCCTCCTGCGAAGACATGGTCACCATGGTCCTGGCCCTCCACGCCTCCTGGGGCTGGGAAGACGAAGGCATGCGCGATGGCGTGCGCCACCTGGTGGTGCACAGCACGCTCCCCGAACACGCCGCCCACCTCCACGCCGCCCTGTGCGAAGTGTGCCCGGCAGTGGAAGTATCCACCACTTCCGTGGACAATGCCGACTGGAACGCCGCCTGGCGGCAATTTTTCTCCCCCTTGTCCATCGGGCGCTTTACGGTGGTTCCCTCGTGGTTGGCGGCGGAGCACGCCGGACCTTGGACCCTGGTCATCGAACCCAAGATGGCCTTCGGCACCGGCCACCACGCCACCACCGCCCTCTGCCTGGAGGCCCTGGACGCCCTTGCCCAGGAAGGGGCCATCGCTCCAGGGCAGCGTTTCCTCGACCTCGGCACGGGCTCAGGCATCCTGGCCTTGGCCGCAAGCCGTCTGGGGCTCACCGGCCTGGCCCTGGACATCGACTCCGTGGCCGTGGACAACGCCGCGGAAAACCTCGCCGTCAACAAGGCCCAGGGCGTGGAAGTCCGCACCGGGACCATCACGGACGCCCCAGCCGCCCACTTCCATCTGGTGCTCGCCAATATCCTCGCCGCCCCCTTGATCGACATGGCGCGCGACATCACGGCCCGCCTCCTGCCTGGCGGGATTTTGATCCTCTCGGGCATCCTCGCCGGCGAGCAGGCCCTTGCCGTGGAAACCGCCTACACCGACCTGGGACTTCCCTCCCCGCAGCGCCACACCCAAGGCGAGTGGGCAAGCCTCGTCTTCCGTACCGCCTAA
- a CDS encoding amino acid ABC transporter permease codes for MEHFWQWFSGLFANWGVVWKNFDYLLVGAYPQGPLGGLAMSIVMAVIGIFGAFWIGLAAGLMRLSKRPWLSWPALIYIEIIRGTPLLMVIFWFYFFAPLLMNQSVPETESAIAAFIVFTGAYIAEIVRAGVLAIPKGQMEAARGSGLSHTQAMVHIILPQALRNMIPSFVNQFVSLTKDTSLAMIINVNELTLAARHVYTRTMKAPMEIFLAIALLYFAICWVLTAFSRRLERRMARYQARTSHDR; via the coding sequence ATGGAGCATTTCTGGCAGTGGTTTTCGGGGCTGTTCGCCAACTGGGGCGTGGTGTGGAAAAATTTCGACTACCTGCTGGTGGGAGCCTACCCCCAAGGTCCTCTGGGCGGGCTTGCCATGAGCATCGTCATGGCCGTCATCGGCATCTTCGGCGCCTTTTGGATCGGCCTTGCCGCCGGACTCATGCGCCTTTCCAAGCGGCCATGGCTCTCCTGGCCGGCGCTGATCTATATTGAGATCATCCGCGGCACGCCGCTGTTGATGGTGATCTTCTGGTTCTACTTCTTCGCCCCGCTGCTCATGAACCAAAGCGTCCCGGAAACGGAAAGCGCCATTGCGGCCTTCATCGTCTTCACCGGCGCCTATATCGCGGAAATCGTGCGCGCCGGCGTGCTCGCCATCCCCAAAGGGCAGATGGAGGCGGCCCGGGGCTCCGGCCTTTCCCATACCCAGGCCATGGTGCACATCATCCTCCCCCAGGCCCTGCGCAACATGATCCCGTCATTCGTCAACCAGTTCGTATCCCTCACCAAGGATACCTCGCTGGCCATGATCATCAACGTCAACGAACTCACCTTGGCCGCGCGCCACGTCTACACCCGCACCATGAAAGCGCCCATGGAGATCTTCCTCGCCATTGCGCTGCTCTACTTCGCCATCTGCTGGGTGCTCACGGCCTTCTCCCGCCGTCTGGAGCGGCGCATGGCCCGCTACCAAGCCCGTACCAGCCATGACCGATAA
- a CDS encoding TlyA family RNA methyltransferase encodes MKQRADLLTVTEGLAPSREAARRRIMAGEVFCTVEGRTERVAKPGQLLPAGAVLSATAPPRFVSRGGDKLLSALEGIAARGLELPLAGVVALDAGASTGGFTDCLLQHGAARVYAVDVGRGQLHTRLREDPRVVNLEGVNLRHAPADLLPEAVHVVVADCSFISLRHILPPCLTWLVPGGLVLALVKPQFEVGPRLVGKGGVVRDEAARLAAVEGIRRFAEEELGLTPLATIPSAVLGPKGNQEYFLFLRWEKSRS; translated from the coding sequence ATGAAGCAGCGGGCCGACCTCCTGACCGTCACCGAGGGGCTTGCGCCCAGCCGCGAGGCCGCCCGGCGCCGCATCATGGCCGGGGAAGTCTTTTGCACCGTGGAGGGCCGCACGGAGCGGGTAGCGAAGCCCGGCCAGCTGCTTCCGGCTGGGGCGGTGCTTTCCGCCACCGCGCCGCCGCGTTTCGTCTCCCGCGGGGGAGACAAGCTCTTGTCCGCCCTGGAGGGGATCGCCGCCCGTGGCCTGGAGCTTCCCCTTGCGGGCGTGGTGGCCCTCGATGCCGGGGCGTCCACGGGCGGATTTACAGACTGCCTGCTCCAGCATGGCGCGGCCCGGGTGTACGCCGTGGACGTGGGCCGCGGTCAGCTTCACACCCGACTCCGCGAGGACCCGCGGGTGGTGAATCTGGAAGGTGTCAACCTGCGCCATGCCCCGGCGGATCTCCTCCCGGAGGCCGTGCACGTGGTGGTGGCGGACTGCTCGTTCATCTCCTTGCGCCACATCTTGCCCCCGTGCCTCACCTGGCTTGTGCCGGGCGGCCTGGTGCTCGCCCTGGTCAAACCCCAATTCGAGGTGGGGCCGCGCTTGGTGGGAAAAGGCGGGGTGGTGCGGGACGAAGCTGCCCGTCTGGCCGCAGTGGAGGGCATCCGCCGCTTTGCGGAGGAAGAACTGGGGCTGACACCGCTGGCCACCATCCCTTCGGCGGTGCTTGGCCCCAAAGGCAATCAAGAATACTTTCTGTTTTTGCGATGGGAGAAAAGCCGTTCATGA
- a CDS encoding endonuclease III domain-containing protein: MRREPLLRQYFETMLAALGESGWWPAETPFEVAVGAILTQNTAWTNVERAIAALKAADVLSPAAMLALPEAHLAELIRPAGYFRVKAKRLRHFLTFLQHHGGDILALRQVPHIRERLLEVSGIGPETADSILLYALEIPSFVVDAYTRRIFHRHGLVPEDISYEDLRAYFADALTADVQLYKEFHALIVRTAKEWCRAKPRCALCPLAPLLPSS, from the coding sequence ATGCGCCGCGAACCCCTGCTGCGTCAGTACTTCGAGACCATGCTCGCCGCCCTGGGCGAAAGCGGTTGGTGGCCGGCCGAAACCCCGTTCGAGGTGGCGGTGGGCGCCATCCTCACCCAGAATACGGCCTGGACCAACGTAGAGCGGGCCATCGCTGCCCTCAAGGCCGCGGACGTCCTCTCTCCGGCCGCCATGCTCGCCCTGCCCGAAGCGCACCTGGCCGAACTCATCCGCCCTGCAGGCTACTTTCGGGTCAAGGCCAAACGGCTCCGGCATTTTCTCACCTTTCTGCAACACCACGGCGGCGATATCCTCGCCTTGCGCCAAGTCCCGCACATCCGCGAGCGTCTGCTCGAGGTCTCGGGCATCGGCCCGGAGACTGCGGACTCCATCCTGCTCTACGCCCTGGAGATCCCCAGCTTCGTGGTAGACGCCTACACCCGGCGTATCTTCCACCGCCACGGCCTCGTTCCTGAAGACATCAGCTACGAGGACCTGCGCGCCTATTTTGCAGACGCCCTCACCGCAGACGTCCAGCTGTACAAAGAATTCCATGCGCTTATCGTGCGCACGGCCAAAGAATGGTGCCGCGCCAAGCCCCGCTGCGCCCTCTGCCCGCTCGCCCCGCTCCTTCCTTCATCTTGA
- the glgP gene encoding alpha-glucan family phosphorylase, translating into MQPLQTYTVIPRLPEPLLGLKELAQNLYFSWHHEIEDIFVQMDRDLWERTEHNPVLFLNRIPQTALEELAQDEFFLQRLSTIVQDQRRYLQRQGASIPGFSADQVVAYFSAEYGIAHCLPLYSGGLGVLAGDHLKAASDLNLPMVGVGLAYREGYFRQYLTHDGWQQERYPINDFDQMPLIPVRDAQGRRLVAQVPMAGAPLFFGIWRAQVGCVPLYLLDSNVPENSPARREITARLYGGDLEMRLQQEYLLGIGGVEALRRLGISPAVYHMNEGHSAFAGLARVQEFMAQGLPFEAAAELVAQGSVFTTHTPVPAGNDRFPPELVERYFAQFAKDLGLAWKVFLALGRENPHDDREPFCMTVLALRLSRVSNGVSLLHGEVSRRMWAAVWPQFPAEDIPIISVTNGVHFPTWVAPDLSSLYDRFLGSSWREDPDHQRVGEKFGAIPDIELWRTHERLRERLVDFVRTRLRWQIQARGGRAWELEAAENVLDPAALTIGFARRFAAYKRAFLLLKDPARLSRLVNDSERPVQFVFAGKAHPKDTEGKRIIQELINLCQSSEFRHSMVFLEDYDMHVARHLVQGCDVWLNTPRRPLEACGTSGMKAMANGVLNVSTLDGWWDEAWRPDNSLGWAIGSGEEYDDAEYQDFVESQILYNILEKDVVPLFYERGRGSFPREWVRRMKRALQVLGPVFNGHRMLEDYARVAYRPAMEAVRRLSKDHFAPVRDFAAWRMRLMTGWDALAVREVRAAHTGEVYVHDAVSVEAQVWLGSLTPEDVSVEIYAGPVDGLGRFITRRTTPMDPVGLTEDGWMRYQGRTMAEDTGKFGFTVRVVPRHPLLRDPHDLGLVRWTGA; encoded by the coding sequence ATGCAACCGCTCCAGACGTATACGGTTATTCCGCGGCTTCCTGAGCCGCTTTTGGGCCTCAAAGAGCTGGCCCAGAACCTCTATTTTTCCTGGCACCATGAGATCGAAGACATCTTCGTGCAGATGGACCGGGATCTTTGGGAGCGCACCGAACACAACCCGGTGCTCTTTTTGAACCGCATCCCCCAGACCGCGCTGGAAGAATTGGCGCAGGATGAGTTTTTTCTCCAGCGCCTGTCAACCATCGTCCAGGACCAAAGACGCTATTTGCAGCGCCAGGGGGCGAGCATTCCTGGGTTTTCTGCGGACCAAGTGGTGGCCTATTTCAGCGCCGAGTACGGCATTGCCCATTGTCTGCCGCTGTATTCCGGCGGGCTGGGGGTGCTGGCTGGAGACCACCTCAAGGCCGCCAGTGACCTCAACCTGCCCATGGTGGGCGTGGGGCTTGCGTACCGGGAAGGGTATTTCCGGCAGTATCTGACCCACGACGGCTGGCAGCAGGAGCGGTATCCCATCAATGACTTCGACCAGATGCCCCTGATTCCCGTGCGCGATGCCCAGGGGCGGCGCCTGGTCGCCCAGGTGCCCATGGCCGGGGCTCCGCTCTTTTTTGGCATTTGGCGGGCGCAGGTAGGCTGCGTGCCGCTCTACCTGCTCGATAGCAATGTGCCGGAGAACTCCCCGGCCCGGCGGGAGATCACGGCCCGGCTCTATGGCGGGGACCTGGAGATGCGCCTGCAGCAGGAGTATCTGCTGGGCATTGGCGGGGTGGAAGCCCTGCGCCGCCTGGGGATTTCCCCTGCGGTGTACCACATGAACGAAGGGCATTCGGCCTTTGCCGGTCTTGCCCGGGTGCAGGAGTTTATGGCCCAAGGGCTCCCCTTCGAGGCCGCCGCCGAGCTGGTGGCCCAGGGTTCGGTCTTCACCACCCACACGCCGGTGCCCGCGGGCAACGACCGTTTCCCGCCGGAGCTGGTGGAGCGCTATTTTGCGCAGTTCGCCAAGGACTTGGGCCTGGCGTGGAAGGTCTTTCTCGCCCTGGGTCGGGAAAACCCCCATGACGACCGTGAGCCGTTTTGCATGACGGTGTTGGCCTTGCGCCTTTCTCGGGTCAGTAACGGGGTGAGCCTGTTGCACGGCGAGGTCTCCCGCCGCATGTGGGCCGCAGTGTGGCCGCAATTTCCCGCCGAAGACATCCCGATTATCTCGGTGACCAATGGCGTGCATTTCCCCACCTGGGTGGCCCCGGACCTCTCCTCCCTCTACGATCGGTTTCTGGGATCCTCCTGGCGCGAGGACCCGGACCATCAGCGGGTGGGGGAAAAGTTCGGCGCCATCCCGGACATCGAGCTCTGGCGCACCCATGAGCGGTTGCGCGAGCGGCTGGTGGACTTCGTGCGCACCCGTTTGCGGTGGCAGATCCAGGCCCGCGGCGGCCGTGCCTGGGAGTTGGAGGCGGCGGAGAACGTGCTCGATCCTGCGGCCCTCACCATCGGTTTTGCCCGGCGTTTTGCCGCCTACAAGCGCGCCTTTCTCCTGCTCAAGGACCCGGCCCGGCTCTCCCGCCTGGTCAACGACTCGGAGCGGCCGGTGCAATTCGTCTTCGCCGGCAAGGCCCATCCCAAGGATACCGAGGGCAAGCGCATCATCCAGGAACTCATCAATCTGTGCCAGTCGTCGGAGTTCCGGCACTCCATGGTCTTTCTCGAAGACTACGACATGCACGTGGCCCGGCATTTGGTGCAGGGCTGTGATGTATGGCTCAATACCCCGCGCCGACCGCTGGAGGCCTGCGGCACCAGCGGCATGAAGGCCATGGCCAATGGCGTGCTCAATGTGAGCACCCTGGATGGCTGGTGGGACGAGGCCTGGCGGCCGGACAACAGCCTGGGCTGGGCCATCGGCAGCGGCGAGGAATACGACGATGCCGAGTACCAGGATTTCGTGGAAAGCCAGATTTTGTACAATATCTTGGAAAAAGACGTGGTGCCGCTCTTTTATGAGCGCGGCCGCGGCTCCTTCCCGCGCGAGTGGGTGCGGCGCATGAAGCGCGCCCTGCAGGTGCTCGGCCCGGTGTTCAACGGTCACCGCATGCTGGAAGACTATGCCCGGGTGGCCTATCGTCCGGCCATGGAGGCAGTGCGCCGGCTCTCCAAGGATCACTTCGCCCCGGTGCGCGATTTCGCCGCCTGGCGCATGCGCTTGATGACCGGGTGGGACGCCTTGGCGGTGCGGGAAGTGCGGGCTGCGCACACCGGCGAGGTGTACGTGCACGACGCCGTAAGCGTGGAGGCGCAGGTGTGGCTGGGCAGCCTCACCCCGGAGGACGTGAGTGTGGAGATCTACGCCGGGCCGGTGGATGGTCTTGGCCGCTTCATCACCCGTCGCACCACTCCCATGGATCCGGTGGGGCTGACGGAGGATGGGTGGATGCGCTACCAGGGCCGCACCATGGCCGAGGATACGGGCAAATTCGGCTTTACCGTGCGTGTGGTGCCCCGGCATCCGTTGCTGCGTGATCCCCATGACTTGGGGCTGGTGCGCTGGACTGGGGCATGA
- a CDS encoding amino acid ABC transporter ATP-binding protein, with the protein MPMIEIHNVHKWYGDFHVLKNINESVEKGEVLVICGPSGSGKSTLVRCVNRLEEIDQGEILIEGKNIHAKDQDINQLRAEIGIVFQQFNLYPHLTVLKNITLAPMKVKKIPRDEAEATALALLERVGIGNQAHKYPVELSGGQQQRVAIARALAMKPKIMLFDEPTSALDPEMINEVLSVMKDLAREGMTMLCVTHEMGFAREVADRVIFMDHGEILERGTPEHFFTSPQHERTKAFLKEIL; encoded by the coding sequence ATGCCCATGATCGAGATCCACAACGTCCATAAATGGTACGGGGACTTCCATGTCCTCAAGAACATCAATGAAAGCGTCGAGAAAGGCGAGGTGCTCGTCATCTGCGGCCCCAGCGGCTCCGGCAAGTCCACCCTGGTGCGCTGCGTCAACCGCCTCGAAGAGATCGACCAAGGCGAGATCCTCATCGAAGGCAAGAACATCCATGCCAAAGATCAGGACATCAACCAACTGCGCGCGGAAATCGGCATCGTCTTCCAGCAGTTCAATCTCTATCCCCACCTCACGGTGCTGAAAAACATCACCTTGGCGCCCATGAAGGTGAAAAAGATCCCTCGAGACGAGGCCGAGGCCACAGCCCTTGCCCTTTTGGAGCGCGTGGGCATCGGCAACCAGGCCCACAAGTATCCGGTGGAGCTCTCCGGCGGCCAGCAGCAGCGGGTGGCCATTGCCCGGGCCCTGGCCATGAAGCCCAAGATCATGCTCTTTGACGAACCCACCTCCGCCCTGGACCCGGAGATGATCAACGAGGTGCTGAGCGTCATGAAGGATCTGGCCCGAGAGGGTATGACCATGCTCTGCGTCACCCACGAGATGGGCTTTGCCCGGGAAGTGGCGGACCGGGTCATCTTCATGGACCACGGCGAGATCCTCGAACGCGGCACCCCGGAGCACTTCTTCACGAGTCCGCAGCACGAACGCACCAAGGCGTTTTTGAAGGAAATCCTCTAA